The genomic stretch CTAAAATTATTTTGTCATAAACTAAAATATCTACTCTATATTTATCTACTTTTTCACCCAAATATCTTACGTCGTAAATCTTTTCGTGTTCAAAAGGCACTCCTGCATTTTTAAAGTCAATCATGACCGCTTGTTTATACGTTTCCTCGCGGAATCCCGGTCCTAACTCATTATAAACACTAAAAAGGCTTTTTCGAATTTTATAAGTTAAGT from candidate division KSB1 bacterium encodes the following:
- a CDS encoding GxxExxY protein gives rise to the protein MGNLIYEDLTYKIRKSLFSVYNELGPGFREETYKQAVMIDFKNAGVPFEHEKIYDVRYLGEKVDKYRVDILVYDKIILELKAVSELHPRFDAQLLSYLKVTQLKIGLLVNFGNKPLAIRRFVNPHIDNF